From the genome of Bacteroidota bacterium:
TAAGTTGTAAAATACTAACTTTTACTCCTGAAAAAACAGCAGTTATCCATAAATTTACTGGGATAAAATATAAAAATAGCATTATAAATAGCAGTATCGCAACAACTGCAACAACAATTCCTAACATTGACATAATTTTTCGTTTTTAAGTTTGAATAAATTTTTTCGCAAAAATAAGTATTTATTTAAAAAATCAGGAGTTTTGTAATTGGAAATTTCAAAAATAATCAATATANNNNNNNNNNNNNNNNNNNNNNNNNNNNNNNNNNNNNNNNNNNNNNNNNNNNNNNNNNNNNNNNNNNNNNNNNNNNNNNNNNNNNNNNNNNNNNNNNNNNACTCACTTACAAATCGGAAATGAAATAAAAAATGTTGTTCCTTTATCTTTTTTGGTTTCAAACCAAATTTCTCCCTTAGCATTTTTAATTATCCCTGAAACAATAGCAAGTCCCAGCCCCATTCCTGAGCTTTTTGTACTGAAATTTGGAATAAATATTTTATTATGAATATCATCAGGGATACCACTTCCATTATCCGTTATTGAAATAATAATATTGTCGTTTTCTTTATGAGTAATTATTTTAATAAGTCCTTCCCTTTCAGGTGGAATTGCATGAATTGCATTTTTAATAATATTATTTAATCCTCTTAAAAGCTGATCTTTATCTGCAAGTATAGCAGTATTTTTAGTGCCAAGTACTGTTTTAAAAGTAATATTTCCATCATCTATAAAAAGGTCTGAAACATCATTAATGGTATCTTCCAAAATCATTTTTTTATTTTCAGAATATGGCATACGTGCAAATTGTGAAAATTCTGTAGCTATTTGAGAAAGATTATCAATACGATTTATAATAATTTTTGTCGTTTTATCAAATCGCTCATCAATATCCGGTTTGTTTTCCTTCCAAGCTTTTAGTAATTGCTGGATATTAAGTTTCATAGGTGTAAGTGGATTTTTTATTTCATGTGCTACCTGCCTTGCCATTTCTCTCCACGCTGATTCTCTCTCACTTCTTGCCAATGCTTTTGCACTTTCTTCAACTTTTGTAATCATTTGGTTGTACTCATTTATCAGAATACCTATTTCATCATTACTGTTCCATTTTATTTTTTTATTTACTTTTCCAAATTGTATTTCACGTAAGTGTGTTTTTATAATCTCCAGCGGTTCTGTAAATGTATTTGCAATAGCAAAAGAAATTAGAAGAATAAGTAGGAAAAGAAAAACATAAATATTTACAGCAGAAACAATTAGTGAGGAAATTTCTTGTTTAAGTTTCCTTTCTTTTGCAAGATATGGAAGATTTACAAAATAATTTATCTGATTTTCATTGTCCCTTATCATTGAATAAGCTGATAAATAATTAATTTTTCCTCCTATCTTTTCATCCTGAATTAGCTGTGAAAACTGCTTTATCCTGAGAGTATAAAAAGCTTCAGCATCCATTTTTCGGGAAATAATTTTGCGTTCATACATCGGCATTTGTGATGAAGTAATTAAATTTCCTTCTGTGTCAAAGATATTAATATCCGACTTGAAAAGATGAGCAAGATTTTTCACTTTTGCATATAATTCTTCCCTGTCAAGTTGATTAATTTGATAGGTATTTTGTTTGAAATATGAATCTAAGTCGATAGTAATGGATTTTATTTCTTCCAAAAGTTTCTCCCTAGCATTCTCTTTGGAATTTTTCTTTATATAATTAATTATTGAGAAACCTGTTAAACCAAGTGCAATTAATAATGAAATAAGTATAGTTAATTGAATTTTAGATTTAAAAGTTAAATTAATAAATGAGAAAAAATCTTTCCAAAAAACAAATGTTAAGTACTTGTTTGATTTATTAAAAAAATCAACTTTTGACAAAGAAATTCCTATTGATAATATTATTGTAGAAAAAATAAAAAGGACTGAAAATAAGGATAAAAAGCTAAATATATTGTTTGCCTCTTTACTCATTATAATTGATATTTCATCACTAAGCTTAAATTTAAGGTGCTCATATTTGTTTTTATTAAAAAATAAATATTGAGATTTTTCATCATTTTGTAATACAAGCGGATACGAATATTTTCCCTTTTGATTTACAAGATTATTGTTTTTGTAAATTGCATACGAATACTCTTTTAAAACATCATTCCTTCTAATATTTTTTTCAATTAATAATTCGGGATATACACTTTCTTCAAGAAATGGCTTCTGCTTGAGTTCTATAAGCAACTGCCCTAATATTATTTGATTCTTTTTGATTTCTAAATGCACCAAATACTCGGGTGCTGCATCATAATTATTTATAAAAAATACTCTATTTACCGAATCAACCAACATTGCTGATTTTTTTACCTCAGCATACTTTTTTAATGGGCTAAATTTATGTGCCTTTAACATATTTCCAATTGGTGAATAAGTATGAATATCAACATCGTACCTACTGTAATAACCCGTAAAGTAAAGTTTTGTTAATCGTTGTTTAAGTGATTTTTTTGAAATAAACGGATTTAAATAATAGCTTTTAATAAAATTATCTTGCTTTATTTTTTTAATAATCTTATTAAGCACTAGTTCACCACTAATGTCCCTGTTTGTAACCAATGTATTTGCTAAAAGCATACGATTTTCGTGCTCTTTTACCTTAGTTGCATTTATTATCTGATGTGCCGAAAACACTGATGCCACCATAATAAAAAAAATTAGTGCCGATAAGTTTGGTTTTCCTTTTGTTTTATAAAAAAAACAGAAAATAATTACAAGCAAAGGAAATGTTATATGCAGATAGCTAAATACGTAATGATTATGAAAAATAAAAGAAAATATGACAGCAGGAATAATTCCAATAATCAACCAATATTGTATTGATAATTTGGTTTTATTTATTTTGTCAAATAAAAATAGTGCTAATTTGATATAAGCCGATAAAAGTAGAAAGATTATTATAAAAGATATTAAACTATAAAAATTGAAACTAAAAAAATCGTTCATATCAAGAACAATATTTGAATCGGTAACAAGACTAAAAATTATAATTGAAATACTAAAAGCTGATAAAATTAGTATTGAAAAAATAATTATTCCATAAATAATCAAAAAAACCGGGCTATTTTTTATTTTAAAAATTCTTTTCTGCGTAAAAAGAAAAACTAACCAATTAAGAAAAAAAACAGAAATAAACATTCCTCCTAATGAAGAAAAAAGATTGGAACTTGCATAAACCTCTGGACTGAATAACTTAAGATTAAAAATAAAATCTGGATAATCAAAGATTTTCCAGAAAATAACTACAACAACTAATGATAACAGATAAAAAACAAATCCACTTTTTATCATTCCTTCTTTGATAAGAAAACTTATTCTTGTGTGAATAAATAAAAATATTAAAATTAACCCCAAAAAGAAAATATATAAAAATATTTTAAAATGGCGAGATTCCTTTGATGCTATTTTAAAAAGTTCATCTCCGTTGTTGCTATAAATTGGTGTAGTGCCGACTTTATTATCAAAATTCAATTCAAATTGGTCGGAATGATTACAAAAATAAAAATCATTCTTTAAATAATTGTTTTCTAAAGGATAATCCGATTGAATAGGAATTAGTGCAATTACAGTAAAGGATTCTTTGCTATTGTTTAGCTGAAGATAATAACCATTTGCTAATTTTTGAATTCGGGTTTTTAAATTTTCATTAATTTTTCGTACGGGAAGTACTTTATTTGATGTCCATGCCAATAAATTCCCTTTTGAATAAGCATATAAAAAAATATGATGCTCATTTGAAAGTTCAATATATTTTTCAAAATCATTAAAAATATTCTCAATTTCAATATCACTAAACTCCTTTACAGCTTGATATGCAAGCTTCTCTTTTTTATATATTTCCTTTTGTATTTTCTTAGTTTCTAAATTACTACTAAAATTCACATTAGCTTGCTTGGTGTTAATTTCTCCTAAATAACCTATAATGATTATCACAATTCCAACATATAATAGTTTGTATTTTTTAAAATATATTTTTTTCAAATCCGTAATTTAGAATTAGTTTGATTTACAAATTTGCACTTTTAATTTAGAATACACAACAATTATTTGACATTGTTCTACTTGTTTGTAAATTTTGCTTCTATGTTGATTTGTATGGGTAAAAAAAATTAAAGCCACAGATTCACAGATTAAAATTAATTTAT
Proteins encoded in this window:
- a CDS encoding ATP-binding protein, translated to MKKIYFKKYKLLYVGIVIIIIGYLGEINTKQANVNFSSNLETKKIQKEIYKKEKLAYQAVKEFSDIEIENIFNDFEKYIELSNEHHIFLYAYSKGNLLAWTSNKVLPVRKINENLKTRIQKLANGYYLQLNNSKESFTVIALIPIQSDYPLENNYLKNDFYFCNHSDQFELNFDNKVGTTPIYSNNGDELFKIASKESRHFKIFLYIFFLGLILIFLFIHTRISFLIKEGMIKSGFVFYLLSLVVVVIFWKIFDYPDFIFNLKLFSPEVYASSNLFSSLGGMFISVFFLNWLVFLFTQKRIFKIKNSPVFLIIYGIIIFSILILSAFSISIIIFSLVTDSNIVLDMNDFFSFNFYSLISFIIIFLLLSAYIKLALFLFDKINKTKLSIQYWLIIGIIPAVIFSFIFHNHYVFSYLHITFPLLVIIFCFFYKTKGKPNLSALIFFIMVASVFSAHQIINATKVKEHENRMLLANTLVTNRDISGELVLNKIIKKIKQDNFIKSYYLNPFISKKSLKQRLTKLYFTGYYSRYDVDIHTYSPIGNMLKAHKFSPLKKYAEVKKSAMLVDSVNRVFFINNYDAAPEYLVHLEIKKNQIILGQLLIELKQKPFLEESVYPELLIEKNIRRNDVLKEYSYAIYKNNNLVNQKGKYSYPLVLQNDEKSQYLFFNKNKYEHLKFKLSDEISIIMSKEANNIFSFLSLFSVLFIFSTIILSIGISLSKVDFFNKSNKYLTFVFWKDFFSFINLTFKSKIQLTILISLLIALGLTGFSIINYIKKNSKENAREKLLEEIKSITIDLDSYFKQNTYQINQLDREELYAKVKNLAHLFKSDINIFDTEGNLITSSQMPMYERKIISRKMDAEAFYTLRIKQFSQLIQDEKIGGKINYLSAYSMIRDNENQINYFVNLPYLAKERKLKQEISSLIVSAVNIYVFLFLLILLISFAIANTFTEPLEIIKTHLREIQFGKVNKKIKWNSNDEIGILINEYNQMITKVEESAKALARSERESAWREMARQVAHEIKNPLTPMKLNIQQLLKAWKENKPDIDERFDKTTKIIINRIDNLSQIATEFSQFARMPYSENKKMILEDTINDVSDLFIDDGNITFKTVLGTKNTAILADKDQLLRGLNNIIKNAIHAIPPEREGLIKIITHKENDNIIISITDNGSGIPDDIHNKIFIPNFSTKSSGMGLGLAIVSGIIKNAKGEIWFETKKDKGTTFFISFPICK